A DNA window from Trypanosoma brucei brucei TREU927 chromosome 10, whole genome shotgun sequence contains the following coding sequences:
- a CDS encoding dynein light chain 2B cytoplasmic (similar to Dynein light chain 2B, cytoplasmic. (Swiss-Prot:Q8TF09) (Homo sapiens;)) codes for MAAIGGGSGDIEELLKQITNHPGVQGIIIVNTDGIPIRHTFQEHSRLLAVQYSALFQSLAMKARNAVLEIDNNNELLFLRVRTKKHEVLVAPDTKYLLIVIQQVESGDAVPNANGVSA; via the coding sequence ATGGCTGCAATTGGAGGCGGGAGCGGCGACATTGAAGAACTACTGAAGCAAATTACAAACCATCCAGGTGTTCAGGGTATAATCATCGTCAACACGGATGGAATCCCTATTCGTCACACGTTTCAAGAGCACTCACGGCTCCTCGCAGTGCAGTACAGTGCATTGTTCCAAAGTTTAGCCATGAAAGCCCGAAATGCTGTGCTTGAAATAGATAACAACAATGaacttctcttccttcgcgTTCGGACGAAAAAACATGAAGTACTCGTCGCACCCGACACGAAATATCTCCTGATTGTCATTCAGCAGGTGGAGAGTGGAGATGCTGTCCCCAATGCAAATGGTGTTAGTGCGTAG
- a CDS encoding mitochondrial carrier protein, putative, which produces MLRTLLLHPLYLAISRKRITREAKPPSVFSIIASAYRGEVGGGNNSSKKVRGLRAIYRGVGAAMIGNLIGELVYLHTMEWTKEALDVAFADANVAPERGRDFRTNSFSAAVGGMAGELASLLLVTPIVVVCNRQMTAGYGMSSSNTYGSLRDTLREVSNLYKQPGIGTSWGTARYKLRGLYAGLLPGIMTLPASGVWWALYSRSKAILYTMAEPTLSRWEREMSLVGEKKSPWQQNWLLSPTDNPALNAFAGVVASCVTSFLFNPVDVLHTRMQALPTVSGAVKGAQYTSLRTVVRDLLSAEGWRGLFKGTVANVGASVVGGVVFSSVFELTKLGSDRELWKQI; this is translated from the coding sequence ATGCTACGaacgttgctgctgcatccACTTTACCTTGCCATATCCCGTAAGCGCATCACAAGGGAAGCGAAACCTCCATCCGTATTCTCCATCATAGCCTCTGCATACCGTGGTGAAGTGGGCGGTGGCAACAACTCGAGTAAGAAAGTGAGGGGTCTTCGGGCTATTTATCGTGGTGTTGGGGCGGCAATGATAGGAAACCTTATAGGCGAACTGGTCTATCTCCACACGATGGAATGGACGAAAGAGGCACTGGATGTCGCATTCGCCGACGCGAACGTTGCTCCTGAGCGCGGCCGTGATTTCCGGACCAACAGTTTCTCAGCAGCTGTGGGTGGCATGGCGGGGGAGCTAGCATCACTTCTTCTTGTAACTCCCATTGTGGTTGTGTGCAACCGCCAAATGACTGCGGGGTATGGCATGAGTAGCAGCAACACCTACGGATCACTCCGTGACACTTTACGGGAGGTCAGTAATCTCTACAAGCAACCCGGCATCGGTACAAGTTGGGGCACTGCTCGATACAAATTGCGTGGTCTCTACGCTGGGCTTCTGCCCGGTATCATGACACTCCCCGCAAGTGGCGTGTGGTGGGCACTCTACAGCAGGTCAAAAGCTATTCTATATACAATGGCAGAACCAACCCTCTCGCGCTGGGAGCGGGAGATGAGCCTCGTTGGGGAGAAAAAGTCACCATGGCAGCAAAATTGGCTTCTTTCCCCAACAGACAACCCCGCACTGAACGCCTTTGCGGGTGTGGTCGCAAGTTGCGTAACATCGTTTTTATTTAATCCCGTTGATGTGCTACATACGAGGATGCAGGCTCTCCCTACAGTTTCTGGAGCTGTCAAGGGCGCCCAGTACACCTCTTTGCGTACTGTAGTACGTGACCTTTTATCAGCGGAGGGATGGCGAGGGTTGTTTAAGGGTACTGTTGCAAACGTAGGCGCATCAGTTGTGGGTGGCGTGGTTTTCTCGTCAGTATTTGAGTTAACGAAGCTCGGAAGTGACCGAGAACTCTGGAAACAAATATGA
- a CDS encoding UTP-glucose-1-phosphate uridylyltransferase 2, putative: protein MPLNPPSAFSGAALACLEKMQASGVEEKCIHIFLIQHALVRKGETGYIPEKSIFPVESLPFLQGIETKGENTALLRQAVVLKLNGGLGTGMGLNGPKSLLQVKNGQTFLDFTALQLEHFRQVRNCNVPFMLMNSFSTSGETKNFLRKYPTLYEVFDSDIELMQNRVPKIRQDNFFPVTYEADPTCEWVPPGHGDVYTVLYSSGKLDYLLGKGYRYMFISNGDNLGATLDVRLLDYMHEKQLGFLMEVCRRTESDKKGGHLAYKDVIDETTGQTRRRFVLRESAQCPKEDEDSFQNIAKHCFFNTNNIWINLMELKKMMDEQLGVLRLPVMRNPKTVNPQDSQSTKVYQLEVAMGAAISLFDRSEAVVVPRERFAPVKTCSDLLALRSDAYQVTEDQRLVLCEERNGKPPAIDLDGEHYKMIDGFEKLVKGGVPSLRQCTSLTVRGLVEFGADVSVRGNVVIKNLKEEPLIIGNGRVLDNEVVVVE, encoded by the coding sequence ATGCCGCTAAACCCTCCTTCAGCCTTTTCAGGGGCAGCTTTGGCCTGCTTGGAAAAAATGCAGGCATCAGGTGTTGAGGAGAAGTGTATTCATATTTTCCTCATCCAACACGCTCTTGTCCGGAAAGGAGAAACCGGCTATATACCCGAGAAGTCAATATTTCCGGTGGAatctcttcccttccttcaggGTATCGAAacgaagggagaaaacactGCGTTACTGCGACAAGCGGTCGTTCTTAAACTCAACGGCGGTCTTGGTACCGGGATGGGGTTGAACGGCCCCAAGAGCCTGCTACAGGTGAAGAATGGCCAGACGTTTCTTGACTTCACAGCCCTGCAGTTGGAGCATTTTCGTCAAGTGCGTAACTGTAACGTGCCGTTTATGCTGATGAACTCGTTTTCCACATCGGGAGAAACTAAGAATTTTCTTCGGAAGTATCCTACCTTGTACGAGGTGTTTGACTCAGACATCGAACTCATGCAAAACAGAGTGCCCAAGATAAGGCAAGACAATTTCTTTCCCGTCACCTACGAGGCTGACCCAACGTGCGAGTGGGTACCACCAGGACACGGGGACGTATATACGGTGCTTTACAGTAGTGGTAAGTTGGATTACCTGTTGGGCAAAGGCTACCGCTACATGTTTATATCAAACGGAGACAACCTTGGCGCGACACTAGATGTGAGGCTTCTGGACTATATGCACGAAAAACAGCTGGGGTTTCTCATGGAGGTGTGTCGCCGTACGGAGTCAGACAAAAAGGGAGGCCACTTGGCGTACAAGGATGTCATTGACGAGACTACTGGACAAACGCGACGACGTTTTGTTCTTCGCGAATCTGCTCAGTGTCcaaaagaagatgaggaTAGCTTTCAAAACATCGCGAAGCACTGTTTCTTTAATACGAACAACATTTGGATAAATCTCATGGAATTGAAGAAGATGATGGACGAGCAGTTGGGAGTGCTGCGGCTTCCAGTGATGCGAAACCCCAAGACGGTGAACCCGCAGGACAGTCAATCAACGAAGGTGTACCAGCTGGAGGTGGCGATGGGTGCCGCAATTTCTCTATTTGATAGATCGGAAGCAGTAGTGGTTCCAAGGGAGCGGTTTGCACCTGTGAAGACTTGCAGTGATCTACTTGCGTTAAGGTCTGATGCGTATCAGGTGACGGAGGATCAGCGTCTTGTTCTGTGTGAGGAGCGAAATGGAAAGCCACCAGCTATTGATCTTGACGGTGAGCATTACAAGATGATTGACGGATTCGAAAAGCTTGTGAAGGGAGGAGTGCCATCCTTGCGACAATGCACATCACTTACCGTCCGTGGATTGGTGGAATTTGGTGCCGACGTTTCCGTTAGAGGGAATGTGGTTATTAAAAATTTGAAGGAAGAGCCTCTGATCATTGGGAACGGACGCGTTCTTGACAATGAGGTTGTGGTAGTCGAGTAG